One Pseudodesulfovibrio cashew DNA window includes the following coding sequences:
- a CDS encoding CoB--CoM heterodisulfide reductase iron-sulfur subunit A family protein, protein MANRIGVYVCHCGSNIAGKVDCPDVARYAEGLRNVVVSRDYQFMCSDPGQEMIIKDIKEYGLNRVVVASCSPRLHEKTFQQACARGGLNPYLMQHCCIREHCSWTTEDPVEATAKAKRIVEAAVERVAEHQELFSREVEVLPDVMVVGAGIAGIQAALDIAKSGHKVHLVEKSPSIGGHMAQFDKTFPTLDCAACISTPKMVAVSQEPNINLMTWAEVEDVSGFVGNYTVTVKRKPRYVNEAVCTGCGACLEKCPTKALSEFNEGLGFRKAIYRNSPQAVPNTPVIDGTICKKITKDKCGICQKICPTGAIDYEQKERHEVFHVGSIVLATGYDAMDPTPLREYGFGKYDEVYTALQFERLNNAVGPTEGRIVMKNGEKPEAVAIIHCVGSRDKNYHEYCSRTCCMYALKYDHLIKDKVGHDARVYNFYIDMRCFGKGYEEFFKRVQEEGVTFIRGRPAEIVEEDGKLVVVGEDTLLGMNVRVPVDMVILCTAMEARKDVTEVARIFGVAQGQDGFFLEEHPKLGPVSTATDGVFLAGACQGPKDIPDAVSHASGGAAQALALAARGKVDISPTTSWINPDVCVGCKVCIDLCAYSAIEFDERRQVSVINEAMCKGCGSCAGYCPSGAAQIKHFRETQIFDEIDGLLGMMPVVPQPETEGGAALITEEIQPGETA, encoded by the coding sequence ATGGCCAACAGAATCGGCGTGTACGTGTGTCATTGCGGTTCAAACATTGCTGGCAAGGTGGATTGCCCGGACGTGGCCCGGTATGCCGAGGGGCTCAGGAACGTGGTTGTATCTCGTGACTACCAGTTCATGTGCTCCGATCCGGGGCAGGAAATGATCATCAAGGATATCAAGGAATACGGGCTCAATCGTGTGGTGGTCGCCTCCTGCTCGCCGCGTTTGCACGAAAAGACCTTTCAACAGGCATGCGCGCGCGGTGGCCTCAATCCGTATCTCATGCAGCACTGCTGCATACGGGAACACTGTTCCTGGACTACCGAGGACCCGGTGGAGGCTACGGCCAAGGCCAAGCGCATTGTCGAGGCGGCGGTCGAGCGGGTGGCGGAGCATCAGGAACTCTTTTCGCGCGAGGTCGAGGTCCTCCCCGACGTCATGGTGGTGGGCGCAGGCATCGCGGGTATTCAGGCGGCCCTGGACATCGCCAAGTCCGGGCACAAGGTGCATCTGGTGGAGAAGAGCCCATCCATCGGCGGGCACATGGCCCAGTTCGACAAGACCTTTCCGACATTGGACTGCGCGGCATGCATTTCGACGCCCAAGATGGTGGCCGTCAGCCAGGAACCGAACATCAACCTGATGACCTGGGCAGAGGTGGAGGACGTCTCCGGCTTCGTAGGCAATTATACGGTCACGGTAAAGCGCAAGCCGCGTTACGTGAACGAGGCCGTCTGCACCGGTTGTGGGGCCTGTCTGGAAAAGTGTCCGACCAAGGCGTTGAGCGAGTTCAACGAGGGGTTGGGGTTTCGCAAGGCCATTTACCGCAACTCGCCTCAGGCCGTACCCAATACACCCGTCATTGACGGCACAATCTGCAAGAAAATCACCAAGGACAAGTGCGGAATCTGCCAGAAGATATGCCCCACCGGGGCCATCGATTACGAGCAGAAAGAACGGCATGAGGTCTTTCACGTGGGCTCCATCGTCCTGGCCACCGGCTATGACGCCATGGATCCGACTCCGCTCCGGGAATACGGCTTCGGCAAGTATGACGAGGTCTATACGGCCCTCCAGTTCGAGCGTCTGAACAACGCGGTGGGGCCCACCGAAGGGCGCATCGTCATGAAGAACGGGGAAAAGCCCGAGGCCGTGGCCATCATCCATTGCGTGGGCAGCCGCGACAAAAACTACCACGAATATTGTTCCCGGACCTGTTGTATGTACGCCCTGAAGTACGACCACCTGATCAAGGACAAGGTAGGGCATGATGCCAGGGTCTACAATTTTTACATCGATATGCGCTGCTTCGGTAAGGGGTACGAGGAGTTTTTCAAGCGCGTTCAGGAAGAGGGCGTGACTTTCATCCGGGGCAGACCGGCTGAGATCGTGGAGGAAGACGGCAAGCTGGTGGTAGTCGGAGAGGATACCCTGCTCGGCATGAATGTACGGGTGCCCGTGGATATGGTCATCCTCTGCACGGCCATGGAGGCCCGCAAGGATGTGACCGAGGTGGCCCGCATCTTCGGCGTGGCCCAGGGACAGGATGGTTTCTTCCTTGAGGAGCACCCCAAGCTCGGACCGGTTTCCACGGCAACGGACGGCGTGTTCCTGGCCGGAGCCTGTCAGGGCCCCAAGGACATTCCGGACGCGGTGTCCCATGCCTCGGGCGGGGCGGCCCAGGCCCTGGCTCTGGCCGCGCGTGGCAAGGTCGACATCTCGCCCACCACCTCCTGGATCAACCCCGACGTCTGCGTGGGCTGCAAGGTCTGCATCGATCTGTGCGCCTATTCGGCCATCGAATTCGACGAGCGGCGGCAGGTGTCGGTCATCAACGAGGCCATGTGCAAGGGGTGCGGCAGTTGCGCGGGGTATTGCCCGAGCGGCGCGGCCCAGATCAAGCATTTCAGGGAAACCCAGATATTCGACGAGATCGACGGGCTGCTCGGCATGATGCCGGTGGTCCCGCAGCCGGAAACGGAGGGCGGCGCGGCCTTGATCACGGAGGAGATTCAACCCGGCGAAACGGCCTGA
- a CDS encoding transposase, with translation MRRKWDARTKAKIVLEGLMGGSINELCRSNDLRPGQYYKWRGFFLENCHRVFERPPAPQGDTELAAENEELKKLVGELTLELTSGKSIR, from the coding sequence ATGAGACGGAAGTGGGATGCCAGGACCAAGGCGAAGATCGTGCTGGAGGGACTCATGGGGGGCAGCATCAACGAGCTCTGCCGGTCCAACGATCTGAGGCCGGGGCAATATTACAAGTGGCGAGGGTTTTTTTTGGAGAATTGCCATCGGGTTTTCGAAAGGCCACCGGCTCCACAGGGAGACACCGAGCTGGCTGCCGAAAACGAGGAACTGAAGAAGCTTGTCGGGGAGCTGACTCTGGAATTGACGAGCGGCAAAAGCATTCGCTGA
- a CDS encoding sigma-54-dependent transcriptional regulator: MADVLVIDGDAAFSKHLAGELEAHGLPAAHCDSMFRGMGMLHTGNYKGVVLGDDLSGGDSLAHLGAIREIPSFPEVIVVSRSRDPNMAEKAIRNGAWNYVTKPVNLQRLLVLLTRVIEFHTEKHSGQCPVSLRREGIIGNSRPLLSCLDNVAQAASSDANVLLIGETGTGKELFARAIHKNSPRRNKPFVVVDCAALPDTLAENLLFGHERGAYTSADSNSVGLVKQADGGTLFLDEVGELPMGMQKVFLRVLEGRSFRPVGGIREITSDFRLLAATNRDLGSMVDNGEFRRDLFYRLRGIRIKLPPLRLIAEDINELACKFIQRHSKRFKTASKGFSPDFLDALMNYDWPGNIRELINTIEQALSRAGNDAVLYPRHLPRAIRAQVARRALENATVPSPPPSAVLDPETFPALKVYRQQQIGDLETRYLRNLMAVTNGNIKLSCRLSGLSRARLYALLKQYDISRVPSRA, encoded by the coding sequence ATGGCAGACGTACTCGTCATCGATGGAGATGCCGCTTTTTCAAAACACCTGGCAGGTGAACTGGAAGCCCACGGCTTGCCAGCCGCTCACTGCGATTCCATGTTTCGCGGCATGGGCATGCTGCACACCGGGAACTACAAGGGCGTCGTCCTGGGCGACGACCTCTCCGGTGGAGACAGTCTCGCTCACCTGGGAGCCATCCGCGAAATTCCGTCTTTTCCCGAAGTCATAGTGGTTTCCCGGAGCCGGGACCCGAACATGGCCGAAAAAGCTATCCGCAACGGAGCCTGGAACTACGTGACCAAACCGGTCAACCTGCAACGGCTACTGGTACTTTTGACCCGGGTCATTGAATTCCACACGGAGAAACATTCCGGCCAATGCCCCGTATCGCTCCGCCGGGAAGGCATCATCGGCAACAGCCGCCCGCTGCTCTCCTGCCTGGACAATGTGGCCCAGGCGGCCAGTTCCGATGCCAACGTCCTGCTTATCGGCGAAACCGGTACCGGCAAGGAACTCTTTGCCCGCGCCATCCACAAAAACTCCCCACGACGCAACAAGCCCTTCGTGGTGGTCGACTGCGCGGCACTGCCCGACACGCTGGCGGAAAACCTGCTCTTCGGCCACGAACGGGGAGCCTACACCAGCGCGGATTCCAATTCCGTTGGGCTAGTCAAACAGGCCGATGGCGGGACCCTGTTCTTGGATGAGGTAGGCGAACTGCCTATGGGCATGCAAAAGGTCTTCTTGCGCGTACTGGAGGGGAGGAGTTTTCGCCCAGTGGGCGGAATAAGGGAAATAACAAGTGATTTCAGATTACTGGCAGCGACCAACCGGGACCTCGGCAGCATGGTGGACAACGGCGAGTTCCGGCGGGATCTCTTCTATCGCCTCAGAGGCATCCGGATCAAGCTGCCGCCCCTACGTCTCATCGCGGAGGATATCAACGAGTTGGCTTGCAAATTCATCCAGCGCCACAGCAAACGCTTCAAGACGGCTTCCAAGGGATTTTCCCCCGATTTCCTGGACGCACTCATGAACTACGACTGGCCCGGCAACATTAGGGAATTGATCAATACCATTGAGCAGGCTCTATCACGGGCGGGCAACGACGCCGTCCTCTATCCGCGCCACCTGCCCAGAGCCATCCGCGCCCAGGTCGCCCGGCGCGCGCTGGAAAATGCCACGGTCCCTTCGCCCCCTCCTTCGGCGGTGCTGGATCCCGAGACCTTTCCGGCCCTGAAGGTATACCGGCAACAACAGATCGGGGATCTCGAAACACGCTACCTGCGAAATCTCATGGCGGTTACCAACGGCAACATCAAGCTTTCCTGCCGCCTTTCCGGCCTCTCCCGGGCAAGGCTCTACGCCCTGCTCAAACAATACGATATATCCCGCGTCCCAAGCCGCGCGTAA
- a CDS encoding 4Fe-4S binding protein yields MRKQYGALVIGAGIGGIRAALDLAVTGHKVALVDRRPNHGGILSQLDHQFPSDHCGMCKMLPLMARDSSSQYCLRKGLFHDNIDIMLSTELTSLEGEPGKYLVSLGRNSTLIDPGKCVSCGKCSEVCPVRVPSEFDAGLSERAAIYLPVPHAIPNHYVLDLDNCQRCWKCFEACPTGAIDFKFDERKEFHILVVDGDPETTAFMREALKEQNFPLHFVSGGQEAVDALASEQNFGLMLLGMNTNGMDAERILTRSRELRPDMDVVLLAEPDQAEAAADLVMLGAREFLVKPLEAGRFVPWLDKLYVRIMSDSTEELEVGAVVLAGGFDCYRPSMDPEGGEDVWSYSHPAVLTAVEFERLISGSGPTGGKLLRPGDGKAVKNIAWIQCVGSRDVQKNADFCTGICCMFSIKESLLAKKVTGGEVDTTIFYMDMRTSGKGYQRYRNRAEFEKGVRFVRSRPHSLTPTEDGEGIKVEYLADSGELLTEVYDMVVLAAGARPPKGTDKFALTLDVDLNEWGFVDTKPYAPEKTSRVGVFAAGAFGQPRDISESVIQAGAAAQAASRIIKVYDVLAGIEREPEPEYPDVSREPPRTLVAICASCPTLEQAVDLEVLGKKMARVHSVCNVLPVSGACTAKGWEEIERAAMEFKPNRVLIGACMPYAYIPRLKELGRTIGLNPALMDVVDIYTVTFDAACGAGEEACLVRAEKEVYSALATAVARLQGADPVPPPVMVDVARSALVVGGGLAGMTASMAIADQGYGVCLVEAEEELGGMAMRLYTQLDGSDPRKFMEELMGQVNKHPNIKVFTDSRVVLSRGSAGRFRSAIAGPEGVFPLEHGVSILATGAHEAKVYESGLCVHKSVMTHLELEEKLASGKLDAGALSGVAMIQCWRSRNEERTYCSKVCCPEMLKNVLNLKERNPDLSIYVFYRDIMTQGFLETYYTQARKAGAIFIRYDRDTAPKVEFEDGKPVITGYDPVLGSEIRLKTDILSLSSGLEPNDVEDLLEVFGVEVDEDGFYQEADFKWRPVDFLKQGIYACGTGLSPRRMDETVSSAKAAAQRALRILSAETIARETVVAQVRHSLCSLCQACVSACPYGARVVDMDAGQIRVDEILCQGCGACAAVCPNSATVLKGFHDAPMLSVIDAALEEPA; encoded by the coding sequence ATGAGAAAGCAATACGGCGCATTGGTGATCGGGGCCGGCATCGGCGGCATCAGGGCCGCCCTTGACCTGGCCGTCACCGGCCATAAAGTGGCGCTCGTCGACCGCCGCCCCAACCACGGGGGCATCCTGAGTCAACTGGATCACCAGTTTCCCTCGGATCATTGCGGCATGTGCAAGATGCTGCCGCTCATGGCACGGGACTCGTCCAGCCAGTACTGCCTGCGCAAGGGGCTGTTCCACGACAATATCGACATCATGCTCTCCACCGAGCTGACTTCACTGGAGGGGGAGCCGGGCAAGTATCTCGTCTCTTTGGGGCGAAACTCCACACTGATCGACCCCGGAAAGTGCGTGAGCTGCGGCAAGTGTTCCGAGGTTTGCCCGGTACGGGTTCCCAGCGAGTTCGACGCCGGGTTGTCCGAGCGGGCCGCGATTTATCTTCCCGTTCCGCACGCAATTCCCAACCATTACGTCCTTGATCTCGACAACTGCCAGCGCTGCTGGAAGTGCTTCGAGGCGTGTCCCACCGGGGCTATCGACTTCAAGTTCGACGAGCGTAAGGAGTTTCACATTCTGGTTGTGGATGGCGACCCAGAAACCACCGCGTTCATGCGCGAAGCGCTCAAAGAACAGAACTTTCCGCTTCACTTTGTTTCGGGCGGACAGGAGGCCGTGGACGCGCTCGCTTCAGAGCAGAACTTCGGCCTCATGCTGTTGGGCATGAATACCAACGGCATGGACGCCGAGCGCATCCTTACCCGCAGCCGAGAGTTGCGGCCCGACATGGATGTAGTCCTTCTGGCCGAACCAGATCAGGCTGAAGCCGCCGCAGACCTTGTCATGCTGGGTGCGCGCGAGTTTTTGGTCAAGCCGCTGGAGGCTGGGAGGTTCGTGCCATGGCTGGACAAGCTCTATGTCCGGATCATGTCCGACTCCACAGAGGAGTTGGAGGTCGGGGCTGTTGTCCTGGCGGGTGGATTTGACTGCTACAGGCCGTCCATGGACCCAGAAGGGGGCGAGGACGTCTGGTCCTACTCCCATCCCGCCGTGTTGACCGCCGTGGAGTTCGAGCGGCTCATCAGCGGCAGCGGGCCCACCGGCGGCAAATTGCTCAGGCCGGGGGACGGCAAGGCCGTGAAGAACATCGCCTGGATTCAGTGCGTGGGCTCTCGCGACGTGCAGAAGAATGCTGATTTCTGCACCGGCATCTGCTGCATGTTTTCCATCAAGGAGTCCCTCCTGGCCAAGAAGGTCACCGGGGGCGAGGTGGATACCACCATCTTTTATATGGATATGCGTACGTCCGGTAAGGGGTACCAACGCTACCGCAACCGGGCCGAATTCGAAAAGGGCGTGCGCTTCGTGCGCAGCCGCCCGCACTCTCTCACGCCCACCGAGGACGGAGAGGGCATCAAGGTCGAATACCTGGCCGACAGCGGCGAACTGCTGACCGAGGTCTATGACATGGTCGTGCTGGCTGCCGGGGCGAGGCCTCCCAAGGGGACGGACAAGTTTGCCCTAACCCTGGACGTTGATCTCAACGAATGGGGCTTCGTGGACACCAAGCCTTATGCGCCGGAGAAGACCAGTCGGGTGGGCGTGTTTGCGGCGGGCGCTTTTGGGCAGCCTCGAGACATTTCCGAGTCGGTCATTCAGGCCGGGGCCGCGGCCCAGGCCGCCTCGCGCATCATCAAGGTCTACGATGTGCTGGCAGGTATCGAGCGGGAGCCGGAACCGGAGTATCCAGATGTATCCCGCGAGCCGCCGCGTACTTTGGTGGCAATCTGTGCCTCCTGTCCGACCCTGGAGCAGGCCGTGGATCTTGAGGTCCTCGGCAAGAAGATGGCCCGGGTTCACTCGGTATGCAACGTGCTGCCCGTGTCAGGAGCATGCACGGCCAAAGGGTGGGAGGAGATCGAGCGGGCCGCAATGGAGTTCAAGCCCAATCGCGTGCTCATCGGGGCGTGCATGCCCTACGCCTACATACCGCGCCTCAAGGAACTAGGCCGTACCATCGGTTTGAATCCGGCACTCATGGACGTTGTGGATATTTACACCGTCACCTTTGATGCGGCGTGCGGCGCAGGCGAAGAGGCCTGCCTGGTGCGGGCGGAGAAGGAAGTTTATTCGGCTCTGGCAACAGCTGTGGCCAGGTTGCAGGGCGCAGACCCGGTGCCCCCGCCGGTCATGGTCGACGTTGCGCGTTCGGCCCTGGTCGTGGGCGGCGGCCTGGCGGGCATGACCGCATCCATGGCCATTGCGGATCAGGGGTACGGCGTTTGCCTGGTGGAGGCCGAGGAAGAGCTCGGCGGCATGGCCATGCGGCTGTATACCCAGCTCGACGGCAGCGACCCGCGCAAGTTCATGGAAGAGCTGATGGGTCAGGTCAACAAGCATCCTAATATCAAGGTGTTCACAGATTCCCGTGTGGTGCTTTCGCGCGGCAGCGCCGGGCGTTTTCGTTCGGCCATTGCCGGCCCGGAAGGGGTATTCCCCCTGGAACACGGCGTGTCCATTCTGGCCACGGGAGCCCATGAGGCCAAGGTCTATGAGTCGGGCCTGTGCGTGCACAAATCGGTCATGACCCATCTCGAGCTTGAGGAGAAGCTTGCTTCGGGCAAGCTCGATGCGGGCGCATTGTCCGGCGTGGCCATGATCCAGTGCTGGCGCTCCCGGAACGAGGAACGCACTTATTGCAGCAAGGTCTGTTGCCCGGAGATGCTCAAGAATGTGCTCAACCTCAAGGAGCGTAACCCGGACCTGTCAATTTATGTCTTCTACCGCGACATCATGACCCAGGGATTCCTGGAGACCTATTACACTCAGGCGCGCAAGGCCGGAGCCATCTTCATCCGCTACGACCGGGACACCGCTCCCAAGGTGGAATTCGAGGACGGCAAGCCCGTCATAACCGGATACGATCCGGTGTTGGGCAGCGAAATCCGGCTGAAGACCGACATCCTCTCCCTGTCCAGCGGGCTGGAGCCCAACGACGTGGAAGATCTCCTGGAGGTTTTCGGCGTGGAAGTGGACGAGGACGGATTCTATCAGGAGGCGGACTTCAAGTGGCGGCCCGTGGATTTCCTCAAGCAGGGCATCTACGCGTGCGGCACCGGTTTGTCTCCCCGGCGCATGGACGAGACCGTGTCATCGGCCAAGGCTGCGGCACAGCGGGCCCTGCGCATCCTGAGCGCTGAAACCATCGCCCGCGAGACCGTGGTGGCCCAGGTGCGGCACTCCTTGTGTTCCCTGTGCCAGGCATGCGTTTCTGCTTGCCCGTACGGGGCCAGAGTGGTGGATATGGACGCCGGACAGATCCGGGTGGACGAAATCCTCTGCCAGGGTTGCGGCGCATGCGCGGCAGTGTGCCCCAACAGTGCCACCGTGCTGAAGGGATTTCACGACGCGCCCATGCTGTCGGTCATCGACGCGGCGTTGGAGGAACCGGCCTGA
- a CDS encoding hydrogenase iron-sulfur subunit, with translation MSHEFEPTILAFVCNWCTFTAADLAGTSRMVQQPNVRLVRMMCTGMVDPKYIVKSLLSGADGVLVSGCHPGDCHYINGNYKARRRVKLLNEILPQFGIERDRVRLTWVGASEGNEFAATVNNFINEIRELGPMETRSMAVV, from the coding sequence ATGAGTCATGAGTTCGAACCCACTATACTGGCCTTTGTCTGCAACTGGTGCACCTTTACCGCTGCGGATCTGGCCGGGACGTCAAGGATGGTTCAGCAGCCCAATGTTCGGTTGGTGCGCATGATGTGTACCGGCATGGTCGACCCCAAGTACATAGTCAAGTCGCTCCTTTCCGGGGCGGACGGTGTGTTAGTCAGCGGCTGTCATCCCGGGGATTGTCACTACATCAACGGCAACTACAAGGCGCGCCGCCGGGTCAAGCTGCTCAACGAGATTCTGCCCCAGTTCGGTATTGAGCGGGACCGGGTCAGGCTGACCTGGGTCGGCGCCAGCGAGGGCAACGAGTTTGCGGCCACGGTGAACAACTTCATCAATGAGATACGGGAACTCGGTCCCATGGAAACGCGTTCCATGGCCGTGGTCTAG
- a CDS encoding 4Fe-4S dicluster domain-containing protein has product MSGAVRETWSPVSDEYRSVLKGLQETVGACMQCGTCTASCPNGHAMDVTPRAMWRMIQFGMLDRILESRTFWMCSSCYMCTLRCPRGLKLTSAMAALKRLARLDGNRAARRNGAFYEAFMEDVETHGRVQETSMMQRYFLKRKDPALPFTFLPLGVKMLCKGKVHLPSSVHNGVLEPLFAKAREMEGMS; this is encoded by the coding sequence ATGAGTGGAGCAGTCAGGGAAACATGGAGTCCGGTATCGGATGAATACCGCAGCGTGCTCAAGGGGTTGCAGGAGACTGTGGGCGCTTGCATGCAGTGCGGCACCTGCACGGCGTCCTGCCCTAACGGGCACGCCATGGATGTGACCCCGCGCGCCATGTGGCGGATGATCCAGTTCGGCATGCTGGACCGGATACTTGAGAGCCGCACGTTCTGGATGTGCTCGTCCTGTTACATGTGCACCCTGCGGTGCCCGCGCGGATTGAAGCTGACCTCGGCCATGGCCGCCCTGAAGCGTTTGGCCCGGCTGGACGGCAATCGGGCGGCGCGAAGGAACGGCGCTTTCTACGAGGCCTTTATGGAGGATGTGGAAACGCACGGCAGGGTGCAGGAGACAAGCATGATGCAGCGCTACTTTCTCAAACGGAAGGACCCGGCCTTGCCGTTCACTTTCCTGCCCCTCGGGGTGAAGATGTTGTGCAAGGGCAAGGTGCACCTGCCTTCCTCCGTACATAACGGGGTCCTGGAGCCATTGTTCGCCAAGGCCCGTGAAATGGAGGGGATGTCATGA
- a CDS encoding Coenzyme F420 hydrogenase/dehydrogenase, beta subunit C-terminal domain, whose translation MATTVNIQVEESPIIALQGFLKGVLESETLGGVLVPVHHFGKGLPMPTLITDPKQLSGADPLSPAFPVNSAKLVSRLSRGQSGERIAAVMRPCEIRAFVELVKLNQGSLEDIIIVGVDCMGAFDNTGYANFQEGRDPFEATLAFHSGGPGEGMDIAPACRACEHPAPQNADIVVGVAGADLGKSIPVMAASARGEALLNGMGLAEGNANGRDKALEAMIETRTANRDAMIEQTKAVTGTLTDLSEYLASCVNCYNCRVACPVCYCKECVFNTDVFEHKPWQYMGWAKRKGSLKMPTDTIFYHLTRMAHMGLSCVGCGQCSNACPNGIPVMELFRTVSARTQESFGYEPGRSLDEPPPMSVFKEDEFQETVSHMV comes from the coding sequence ATGGCGACCACAGTGAATATCCAGGTAGAGGAGAGTCCCATCATCGCGTTGCAGGGTTTCTTGAAAGGGGTGCTGGAGAGCGAGACTCTTGGTGGGGTGCTCGTGCCGGTGCACCATTTCGGCAAGGGGCTTCCCATGCCAACCCTGATTACTGATCCGAAGCAGCTTTCCGGGGCCGATCCGCTGTCTCCGGCCTTTCCAGTGAACAGCGCCAAGCTGGTTTCCCGGCTCTCGCGAGGGCAGTCGGGCGAGCGCATTGCCGCTGTCATGCGCCCCTGCGAAATCCGGGCTTTCGTGGAACTGGTCAAGCTCAATCAGGGTAGCCTCGAAGACATCATCATCGTGGGCGTGGACTGCATGGGGGCCTTTGACAACACTGGATACGCTAATTTCCAGGAAGGTCGCGATCCTTTTGAGGCGACTCTCGCTTTTCATTCCGGCGGGCCCGGGGAAGGTATGGACATCGCTCCGGCCTGCCGGGCGTGCGAGCATCCGGCTCCGCAGAACGCGGATATCGTCGTGGGCGTGGCCGGGGCGGACCTGGGCAAGTCCATTCCGGTCATGGCCGCAAGTGCGCGCGGCGAGGCGTTGCTCAACGGAATGGGACTGGCCGAAGGAAACGCCAACGGGCGCGACAAGGCGCTTGAGGCCATGATCGAGACGCGCACCGCCAACCGCGATGCGATGATCGAGCAGACCAAGGCGGTAACCGGAACCCTGACCGACCTGTCAGAATATCTGGCCTCTTGCGTCAACTGTTACAACTGCCGGGTGGCATGCCCTGTCTGCTACTGCAAGGAGTGCGTCTTCAATACCGACGTGTTCGAGCACAAGCCCTGGCAGTACATGGGATGGGCCAAGCGCAAGGGCAGCCTCAAGATGCCCACGGACACCATTTTCTACCACTTGACCCGCATGGCGCACATGGGCCTCTCCTGCGTTGGTTGCGGCCAGTGTTCCAACGCCTGTCCCAACGGCATCCCGGTCATGGAGTTGTTCCGTACCGTCTCGGCGCGGACCCAGGAGAGCTTCGGTTACGAGCCGGGGCGCAGCCTGGATGAGCCGCCGCCCATGTCGGTGTTCAAGGAAGACGAGTTCCAGGAAACGGTTTCCCACATGGTTTAG
- a CDS encoding histidine phosphatase family protein, which yields MIILVRHAATDSAKGRCIGRTPVPLSSKGLEQAEHLAEVLEDAPLVRLVCSPAARARETVAPLAQRLGLPVEDIPALNEIDMGAWDGLDFTEIRSRYPREYASRGEGFGDFIPPGGESFNQVADRALEVMATLSGGPLPVLVMTHAGVIRSVSCRLTGHPMDDLFHFTPGHARCSVLDIQGRELRLRYSSIGPEDIPEMLQGSV from the coding sequence ATGATCATCCTGGTTCGGCATGCGGCCACGGATTCGGCAAAAGGGCGATGCATCGGCAGGACTCCGGTCCCGTTATCGTCCAAGGGATTGGAGCAGGCGGAGCATCTTGCCGAGGTACTGGAGGATGCGCCTCTGGTCAGGCTTGTATGCAGCCCGGCTGCTCGAGCCCGTGAAACCGTTGCGCCACTGGCTCAGCGGCTGGGATTGCCCGTGGAGGATATCCCGGCTCTGAATGAGATCGACATGGGGGCATGGGATGGGCTTGATTTCACAGAGATTCGCAGCCGGTATCCCAGGGAATACGCAAGTCGCGGCGAGGGGTTCGGAGATTTCATTCCTCCAGGTGGAGAATCTTTCAACCAGGTGGCTGACCGCGCCTTGGAGGTGATGGCCACATTGTCTGGCGGGCCGCTTCCGGTTCTGGTCATGACCCATGCCGGGGTTATCCGTTCCGTCTCCTGTCGGCTTACAGGCCACCCAATGGACGATCTCTTTCATTTCACCCCTGGACACGCCCGTTGTTCGGTGTTGGACATCCAAGGGCGGGAGTTGCGGCTGCGATATTCTTCCATCGGTCCGGAGGACATTCCGGAAATGCTGCAAGGCTCGGTGTGA